Below is a genomic region from Methanobacterium sp..
AATGATAAAAAAACGAATTTAGTATTTAATAGAATCTTTATTTGGAATTTTTTCCTAAACATAAAAATGATTAAGTCTTGCCTGAATCCCACTCGTAAAGAAATTTGCTCATGAAAGGAATTCTTGTAATCAAAATTAACAATGAAAATATGGATATTAACAAAATATTAATCGATTTATTGTTTTCAATTGATTTACCTTTCAATTTAATTTCCTTTGGATCCATGTTACACTCCGATGAATTTAAAATTCCCATACAATTCAGGTTAACTATTTATTATCCATATTAGTTAAATTAAAAGATAGATGTTTATTTATATATCAAAATATTGTTTTCAATTTATTAAATAGATATTAATTTTAAATAAAATTAACGAAGTTAAAATGGAAGAGAATAATGAAATATCCCTTAATTTCAATTATAATCCTCAACTGGAACGGTTGGGAAGATACTCTTGAATGTTTGGAGTCCCTTTATCAGATTGATTACCCTAATTATAATGTTATTCTTATAGATAATGGTTCTGAGGATGAATCAATAAAAAAAATTAAGGAATACTGTGATGGAAAAATAGTAGTCAAATCTGAATTTTTTGAATATAATTATAATAACAAACCAATTGAGCTATTTGAATACACAAAAGCAGAAATTGGCTCTGTATCATTAGAAAATTCATTTTATAATAATAAAAAACTGGTTTTAATTAAAAATCCAGAAAATTATGGTTTTGCAGAAGGAAATAATATTGGAATTAGATTTGCTATGAGATCTTTAAATCCAGATTATATCTTACTATTAAACAATGATACTGTAGTTGAAAAGTCCTTTTTAACTGAAATGGTTAATGTAGCAGAAAACAATTCTAAAATTGGTGTTGTCGGACCTAAAATTTATTATTATAATTATAAAGGCAGAAAAGACGTTATAAACTTTGCAGGTGAGGAAATTAATTTTTATACATCTCGAGGGAAACGTTTCGGACGTTTTGAAATAGATAAGGGACAGTATGATGAAATAAGGGAGAATGATAAGATTGACGGAAGTTGCATGCTCATTAAAAGAGAGGTAATTAAAGAAGTTGGGATCTTTGACCCACTATATTTTGCATACTGGGAAGAAGCTGATTTATGTGTTAGAATAAAAAATGCAGGGTATAAGTTAATTTATGCTCCAAAATCTCGTATTTGGCATAAAATTGGAGTTACCTGGGATAGCTATTTCAGTTATTTTATAATTTATCACTATTTAGTTCGTAATCGATTGATTTTCATGTGGAGATATGCGTCAAATATTCAAAAAACCATATTTATACTTTTTTTTGTAGTCTATTTATTGGTTAATATCATTATAATGTTTATAAAAGAGGATTGGAAAACATCGAAAGAAGGATTAAAAGCAATAAAAAATGGAATAATGGATTTTAGAAAATTAGTTCTAAAATAAATTAACAATAAATTATTTAGCAGACACATTCACGAGCACTAAATTTATTAAATGGCAAATTGACATGAATTTATTTCAAAAGTAGTAAAACAGATGAGTTTTAAATTTTACAAAGATTTATCATTCATATAATTCAAAAAACTGTGTTTCATATATTTTTTTATAATTTGACTGTACATAAGGGATAAGGGGAGAATATGATTCATTTAAAGGTATAAATCCTTCAGATAGATTATCTGCTCTATATTTTTGTACAATGATAATTA
It encodes:
- a CDS encoding glycosyltransferase family 2 protein → MKYPLISIIILNWNGWEDTLECLESLYQIDYPNYNVILIDNGSEDESIKKIKEYCDGKIVVKSEFFEYNYNNKPIELFEYTKAEIGSVSLENSFYNNKKLVLIKNPENYGFAEGNNIGIRFAMRSLNPDYILLLNNDTVVEKSFLTEMVNVAENNSKIGVVGPKIYYYNYKGRKDVINFAGEEINFYTSRGKRFGRFEIDKGQYDEIRENDKIDGSCMLIKREVIKEVGIFDPLYFAYWEEADLCVRIKNAGYKLIYAPKSRIWHKIGVTWDSYFSYFIIYHYLVRNRLIFMWRYASNIQKTIFILFFVVYLLVNIIIMFIKEDWKTSKEGLKAIKNGIMDFRKLVLK